The DNA window TGCCTTCTGGAAGTCCATCAAGGTCTTTCTCAGAGGTCAGCTCTAAAAATTTGTCTCCTTCATCGGCCAACTGATGCTGACTGAATTTGGTAAACAATCCAGCAAGTTGCTGATTGATTTCAGCCACTCTTTTTTTACTTATTGAATCGAGCTTGGCGCCTGCTAAAACATAATTGGTGTAATATCTCCAGACGAGTCTCTGTTGTTCCGGATTCAGTTTTGTTTTTTCAGGTGAATTATAGACTGATTCGATTCTTAGAAACAAAGGAGTATTTTGAGTAATGGAATCCGCAAAAGCTGCCAACTTGGGTTCAATAGTTGTTTGAACATTTTCCATTTCCGGAGTACTCATATTGGAAGTCCATACGTAATAAATGGATTGGACACGTTTAAGAGTATTGCCTGATTTTTCAAGGGCTTCAATTGTATTCTGGAAATTGGGAGCTTCCGGATTATTGGCAATTATAGATATTTCATTGCTCTTTTCTCTCATCCCGATTTCAAATGCCGGCAAAAAATCAGCTACCTGTATTTTGTCAAAAGCAGGAACTCCATTATGTGGGCCTTCCCATTTTTGTATAATTGGGTTTGAATTTTGGGGAGGAGTTTGGACTTGTTTTTCGTTTCCTGAGGTGCAATTGTTAAAAACCATGGTCATCAGAATTGTGGCAGTAACTGCCTGAAATTGATTAAACATAAAATGTTGTTTTATTTAAATAGGGAGTAAAAATAAGGAAATTTTTGGTATTAATTTAATATCCGAGGCTTTCAAACCTTGGTTAAAGCATCGTTTATTACATTTTAAAAGTTTAATATGTTTTTAAAATCGAATTTTCTGAATAAATTGGTGAAAAGCCGGCTTAAAAAAATATTTCATGATGCATACATGAGATGGAATCCGGAGCGGGCATCTTACTTTTTACAAGTCCAATCCTAAGATCCAATTTACGGTTTTAAACTTGCAAGGAGTGTGCCTCGGTTTATTTTTTATACATTATAGCAGAAATTGTTTTTAACAAATCCTGTTTAATTGAACACAATTTTTAAGTTGTCTCGATTTTTTTTCTTTCTCCGATTTGTTGGCGCCACAATGCATAGTAAAGCCCTTTTTCATTTAGTAAAGAATTGTGTGTTCCGGTCTCTACAACTTCACCTTTTTCCAAGACAAAAATCCTATCTGCATGCATGATGGTACTTAATCTGTGTGCAATAAGAATTGTGATTTGGGATTTGAGGGAGGAAATTTTTCTAATGGTATCAGTAATTTCTTCTTCTGTGATGGAGTCAAGGGAAGAAGTTGCTTCGTCAAAAATCAACAAATGGGGATTTCTAAGAAGAGCCCTGGCAATAGACAGTCTTTGCTTTTCACCCCCGCTTAATTTCAAACCACCTTCTCCAATTACGGTATCAAGACCTTTATCAGCTTTTGATAAAAGGTAAGTGCAGGAGGCTTTGTGAAGAGCATCTGTAATTTCAATATCAGTGGCTTCAGGTTTTACAAAAATTAAATTTTCTTTAATGGTGCCGCTGAACAAATTGGTGTCTTGCGTTACAAATCCAATTTGATTCCGAAGATCATCATAAAGGATTTCGGTTTCGTTGAGACCATTGTAATAAATGTTACCGGTCAACGGGCGATACAAACCTACCAATAATTTCATGAGTGTGGACTTGCCGCTGCCGCTTGGACCAACGAAGGCAATCGTTTCTCCGGATCGCACACTAAAGCTTATGTTATCAATGGCCTTGTGCATGGCAGTCTGGTGTTTGAAGGAAACATTTTGGAAGGATAATTCCTCGATATTTCCAAGGTGTTTAGGATCGTCCGGAATACTTTCAGGTGCCTTTTTCATCAATTGGTCAAAATTATTCAGCGAGGCTTCTGCTTCGCGATAGGAGAGAAGTATGTTTCCAATTTCCTGTAACGGACCAAATATAAAAAATGAAAATACTTGCATGGTCACCAATTGGCCGGCATCCATTTCGTTTCTGAAAATAAGCCACATGATAATATAAAGAATGACCTGGCGGAGGGTATTGACCATGGTCCCCTGTATGAAGCTTATACTTCGAATTCTTTTTACTTTAGAAAGTTCAAGTCCAAGTATTTTATAGGTATTCTTATTCAGTCTTTCTACTTCCTGTTGGGTGAGCCCGAGGCTTTTAACCAATTCAATATTCCTGAGTGATTCTGTAGTTGAGCCAGCCAGTGCGGTTGTTTGTCCTACGATGTTTTTTTGAATGAATTTTATTTTTTTACTGAGTTTGTTGGTGATCAAGGTCAGTATGGCAATGCCAATCAAGTATGCGATTGGAATACGCCAGTTGATGAACAGTGCCGCATAGGTAAAAACAAATACAACCCCAATGAGAATACCAAAAAGTACGTTGATGAAGCTGACCATAAATTTTTCTACATCTGCCCTGACTTTAGTTAAGATTGAAAGAGTTTCTCCACTTCTTTGATCTTCAAATTCCTGATAGGGAAGTTTCATGGCATGTTGCAAACCATCGGTAAAAACGGTTGCCCCAAATTTTTGTATGATTACGTTTAATGAATAGTCCTGGAAAGCCTTTGCAATGCGGCTAATCATGGCAACAGAAATGGAAAAAATGAGAATGTAAAAGACACCTAGTTGAAGGTAGGGTTTATCTCTACGTGTAAGCCATTCAAATTTCCAGAAAAAGTCAGTAAAACTAAATCCCTCATTCGAGGATTGATGGTCTGAAGCCAGTGAAACCAATTTACCTAGCAGGATAGGGTCAATTAAAGAAAAGCCTGTATTGATGGCAGCCATCAAAAGCGTAAATATGACGAGCCATTTATGGGGCTTTAAATAATGCAAAAGAATTTTCATGGATGATTTTTCTAAAATGGGAAGAAAGCTGGTATTAATTTATGATTGTAGAGTGTTAGAACAAATATTTCCTTGGCAGGTTTATGTGGCCT is part of the Candidatus Vicinibacter affinis genome and encodes:
- a CDS encoding ABC transporter ATP-binding protein, whose amino-acid sequence is MKILLHYLKPHKWLVIFTLLMAAINTGFSLIDPILLGKLVSLASDHQSSNEGFSFTDFFWKFEWLTRRDKPYLQLGVFYILIFSISVAMISRIAKAFQDYSLNVIIQKFGATVFTDGLQHAMKLPYQEFEDQRSGETLSILTKVRADVEKFMVSFINVLFGILIGVVFVFTYAALFINWRIPIAYLIGIAILTLITNKLSKKIKFIQKNIVGQTTALAGSTTESLRNIELVKSLGLTQQEVERLNKNTYKILGLELSKVKRIRSISFIQGTMVNTLRQVILYIIMWLIFRNEMDAGQLVTMQVFSFFIFGPLQEIGNILLSYREAEASLNNFDQLMKKAPESIPDDPKHLGNIEELSFQNVSFKHQTAMHKAIDNISFSVRSGETIAFVGPSGSGKSTLMKLLVGLYRPLTGNIYYNGLNETEILYDDLRNQIGFVTQDTNLFSGTIKENLIFVKPEATDIEITDALHKASCTYLLSKADKGLDTVIGEGGLKLSGGEKQRLSIARALLRNPHLLIFDEATSSLDSITEEEITDTIRKISSLKSQITILIAHRLSTIMHADRIFVLEKGEVVETGTHNSLLNEKGLYYALWRQQIGERKKIETT